One Lolium rigidum isolate FL_2022 unplaced genomic scaffold, APGP_CSIRO_Lrig_0.1 contig_69543_1, whole genome shotgun sequence genomic region harbors:
- the LOC124682156 gene encoding uncharacterized protein LOC124682156 isoform X1 gives MEPRKDDAPYAGQGTVHGSSSSTSTSSPVPEYPATGTVKPVLNFSIQTGEEFALEFMRDRTISKKPPVPVMPRDQTAAAGANQKSSRGILGAHRTGAESRFDASIYLTTDNQQAGDFETRSFDENENRTRHVSTRLVPRAPSSGGSSHGLTHGYASSGASDSSRKIKVLCSFGGKILPRPSDGKLRYAGGETRIIRINRNTSWQELKQKTTAIYNQPHTIKYQLPGEDLDALISVSNDEDLRNMMEECAFLDSGEGSQKLRIFLVSSVDFDDMNFSLGSMDSDSGIQYVVAINGMDMGAAKPSSGHALVNTSISEFDQFINFNVDINQADLRNHGSSLHNVNASTSTPHAMMSRPVPVGLSGDNSATLYSYLSHGIQNVHGSDYSYPTSSERFNDNDDQMSIPLSGPSDFRYASQYAPYSGTALLRSFEQQFYDGGMKIGSMKEEKQDSVKMPLQKNGLDYFESLDNLNAPMLDHDSSVPKFMHSEVPPIASVQEGLASSFHPSYSAKSLDTYTASKAMSPTQGSECNEDDRQSSEAFASGCSEFQVDMSDHSNKNSPPHPGRVFHSDWIPREQAGVLNRLSKSDDPLNSQILILQSQSRVVNEPIAEAIDPAVEGNEKTNLATWAINFNDPATVDSLTQFEKEYSNTAQHTSFNKQLVGEKMSSKDMSMHTPEKIVARGKPTEITGDGIEAANLWGDHADMGHHFSRDTPKPALSTDVECDLVVPSSTSTVNDSHKEPIVPKTDKRDIAGGTAFIPSQTNNAPAPVRKNVEGLQVDNPFPNMHEMMPSVPEFEETKFEEGRAVGPVMDASFVDNDFEYLQV, from the exons ATGGAACCTAGAAAAGATGATGCCCCGTACGCAGGTCAGGGCACTGTACATGGATCCTCAAGTTCAACATCTACCAGCTCCCCAGTTCCAGAGTACCCTGCTACAGGCACCGTTAAGCCTGTCCTTAATTTTTCAATCCAGACTGGGGAGGAGTTTGCTCTTGAATTCATGAGGGATCGAACTATATCCAAGAAGCCTCCGGTTCCTGTTATGCCTCGTGATCAAACTGCTGCAGCTGGTGCCAATCAAAAAAGTTCTAGAGGAATCCTTGGTGCTCACCGTACAGGAGCTGAAAGTAGGTTTGATGCATCAATTTATTTGACTACAGATAATCAGCAAGCCGGGGACTTTGAAACAAGATCTTTTGATGAAAACGAAAATAGAACCAGGCACGTATCAACTAGATTGGTTCCACGAGCTCCATCTAGTGGTGGAAGTAGTCATGGACTGACCCATGGTTATGCTTCTTCTGGGGCCTCAGACTCCTCAAGAAAGATAAAAGTTCTCTGTAGCTTTGGGGGTAAAATATTACCCCGACCAAGTGATGGGAAGCTTAGGTATGCTGGTGGCGAGACACGTATAATTCGAATCAATAGAAATACTTCCTGGCAGGAGCTCAAACAGAAGACGACAGCCATCTATAATCAACCTCATACTATCAAGTATCAGCTACCTGGTGAAGATCTTGATGCACTGATCTCAGTTTCGAATGATGaagatttgagaaacatgatggaGGAATGTGCCTTCCTTGATAGTGGCGAGGGGTCCCAGAAGCTTAGGATCTTTCTCGTGTCCTCGGTTGATTTTGATGACATGAATTTCAGCCTGGGCAGTATGGATAGCGATTCTGGGATTCAGTATGTTGTTGCCATCAACGGAATGGATATGGGAGCTGCAAAACCTTCAAGTGGGCATGCTTTAGTAAACACATCCATCAGCGAGTTTGATCAGTTCATTAACTTCAATGTTGACATTAATCAGGCAGATTTAAGGAATCACGGTTCCAGTTTGCATAATGTGAATGCATCAACTTCTACGCCTCATGCTATGATGTCGAGACCAGTACCAGTGGGTCTATCCGGTGATAATAGTGCAACTTTGTATTCTTACCTTAGCCATGGGATCCAGAATGTGCATGGTTCTGATTACTCTTATCCAACTTCCAGTGAAAGATTTAATGATAACGACGACCAGATGTCTATTCCTCTATCGGGCCCTTCAGACTTTAGATATGCTTCCCAATATGCACCTTATTCTGGAACTGCTTTACTGCGATCTTTTGAGCAACAGTTTTATGACGGTGGCATGAAGATAGGATCAATGAAGGAGGAAAAACAGGATTCTGTTAAAATGCCGCTTCAAAAGAATGGACTGGATTATTTTGAGTCTCTTGATAATCTGAATGCTCCTATGCTGGATCATGACTCTTCTGTTCCGAAATTTATGCATTCGGAAGTCCCTCCCATTGCTTCTGTTCAAGAAGGCTTAGCATCTTCTTTTCATCCAAGTTACAGTGCAAAGAGCCTAGATACTTATACAGCATCAAAAGCTATGTCTCCTACTCAGGGTTCAGAGTGTAATGAAGATGATCGCCAATCTAGTGAAGCTTTTGCATCTGGGTGTTCTGAATTTCAAGTTGACATGTCAGATCACAGCAATAAGAATTCACCACCTCACCCTGGACGAGTTTTTCATTCTGACTGGATTCCAAGGGAGCAGGCAGGGGTTCTGAACCGGTTATCTAAATCTGATGATCCACTTAATTCTCAGATTCTGATTCTTCAGTCACAATCTCGTGTGGTAAATGAACCCATTGCAGAAGCCATTGATCCTGCAGTTGAGGGGAATGAAAAAACAAATTTAGCCACATGGGCAATAAATTTTAACGATCCAGCTACTGTTGATAGTCTCACACAGTTTGAAAAAGAATACAGCAATACTGCACAACAtacttcttttaataaacaactgGTTGGCGAGAAGATGTCCTCGAAAGATATGAGTATGCATACACCAGAAAAGATTGTAGCCAGAGGTAAACCGACCGAGATAACTGGTGATGGCATAGAAGCAGCTAATCTGTGGGGAGATCATGCTGATATGGGACATCATTTTAGTCGGGATACTCCCAAGCCTGCGTTGTCAACTGATGTTGAATGTGATCTAGTTGTGCCAAGTTCCACCAGTACAGTTAATGATTCTCATAAGGAACCAATTGTCCCTAAAACAGATAAAAGAGACATTGCTGGTGGTACTG CTTTTATCCCATCACAAACCAACAATGCACCAGCACCTGTGAGGAAGAATGTTGAAGGGCTTCAGGTTGATAACCCTTTTCCAAATATGCATGAGATGATGCCATCTGTTCCTGAGTTTGAG GAGACAAAATTTGAAGAGGGCAGAGCTGTTGGACCAGTAATGGATGCTTCTTTTGTCGATAATGATTTTGAATACTTGCAGGTATAA
- the LOC124682156 gene encoding uncharacterized protein LOC124682156 isoform X2, whose amino-acid sequence MEPRKDDAPYAGQGTVHGSSSSTSTSSPVPEYPATGTVKPVLNFSIQTGEEFALEFMRDRTISKKPPVPVMPRDQTAAAGANQKSSRGILGAHRTGAESRFDASIYLTTDNQQAGDFETRSFDENENRTRHVSTRLVPRAPSSGGSSHGLTHGYASSGASDSSRKIKVLCSFGGKILPRPSDGKLRYAGGETRIIRINRNTSWQELKQKTTAIYNQPHTIKYQLPGEDLDALISVSNDEDLRNMMEECAFLDSGEGSQKLRIFLVSSVDFDDMNFSLGSMDSDSGIQYVVAINGMDMGAAKPSSGHALVNTSISEFDQFINFNVDINQADLRNHGSSLHNVNASTSTPHAMMSRPVPVGLSGDNSATLYSYLSHGIQNVHGSDYSYPTSSERFNDNDDQMSIPLSGPSDFRYASQYAPYSGTALLRSFEQQFYDGGMKIGSMKEEKQDSVKMPLQKNGLDYFESLDNLNAPMLDHDSSVPKFMHSEVPPIASVQEGLASSFHPSYSAKSLDTYTASKAMSPTQGSECNEDDRQSSEAFASGCSEFQVDMSDHSNKNSPPHPGRVFHSDWIPREQAGVLNRLSKSDDPLNSQILILQSQSRVVNEPIAEAIDPAVEGNEKTNLATWAINFNDPATVDSLTQFEKEYSNTAQHTSFNKQLVGEKMSSKDMSMHTPEKIVARGKPTEITGDGIEAANLWGDHADMGHHFSRDTPKPALSTDVECDLVVPSSTSTVNDSHKEPIVPKTDKRDIAGGTAFIPSQTNNAPAPVRKNVEGLQVDNPFPNMHEMMPSVPEFETKFEEGRAVGPVMDASFVDNDFEYLQV is encoded by the exons ATGGAACCTAGAAAAGATGATGCCCCGTACGCAGGTCAGGGCACTGTACATGGATCCTCAAGTTCAACATCTACCAGCTCCCCAGTTCCAGAGTACCCTGCTACAGGCACCGTTAAGCCTGTCCTTAATTTTTCAATCCAGACTGGGGAGGAGTTTGCTCTTGAATTCATGAGGGATCGAACTATATCCAAGAAGCCTCCGGTTCCTGTTATGCCTCGTGATCAAACTGCTGCAGCTGGTGCCAATCAAAAAAGTTCTAGAGGAATCCTTGGTGCTCACCGTACAGGAGCTGAAAGTAGGTTTGATGCATCAATTTATTTGACTACAGATAATCAGCAAGCCGGGGACTTTGAAACAAGATCTTTTGATGAAAACGAAAATAGAACCAGGCACGTATCAACTAGATTGGTTCCACGAGCTCCATCTAGTGGTGGAAGTAGTCATGGACTGACCCATGGTTATGCTTCTTCTGGGGCCTCAGACTCCTCAAGAAAGATAAAAGTTCTCTGTAGCTTTGGGGGTAAAATATTACCCCGACCAAGTGATGGGAAGCTTAGGTATGCTGGTGGCGAGACACGTATAATTCGAATCAATAGAAATACTTCCTGGCAGGAGCTCAAACAGAAGACGACAGCCATCTATAATCAACCTCATACTATCAAGTATCAGCTACCTGGTGAAGATCTTGATGCACTGATCTCAGTTTCGAATGATGaagatttgagaaacatgatggaGGAATGTGCCTTCCTTGATAGTGGCGAGGGGTCCCAGAAGCTTAGGATCTTTCTCGTGTCCTCGGTTGATTTTGATGACATGAATTTCAGCCTGGGCAGTATGGATAGCGATTCTGGGATTCAGTATGTTGTTGCCATCAACGGAATGGATATGGGAGCTGCAAAACCTTCAAGTGGGCATGCTTTAGTAAACACATCCATCAGCGAGTTTGATCAGTTCATTAACTTCAATGTTGACATTAATCAGGCAGATTTAAGGAATCACGGTTCCAGTTTGCATAATGTGAATGCATCAACTTCTACGCCTCATGCTATGATGTCGAGACCAGTACCAGTGGGTCTATCCGGTGATAATAGTGCAACTTTGTATTCTTACCTTAGCCATGGGATCCAGAATGTGCATGGTTCTGATTACTCTTATCCAACTTCCAGTGAAAGATTTAATGATAACGACGACCAGATGTCTATTCCTCTATCGGGCCCTTCAGACTTTAGATATGCTTCCCAATATGCACCTTATTCTGGAACTGCTTTACTGCGATCTTTTGAGCAACAGTTTTATGACGGTGGCATGAAGATAGGATCAATGAAGGAGGAAAAACAGGATTCTGTTAAAATGCCGCTTCAAAAGAATGGACTGGATTATTTTGAGTCTCTTGATAATCTGAATGCTCCTATGCTGGATCATGACTCTTCTGTTCCGAAATTTATGCATTCGGAAGTCCCTCCCATTGCTTCTGTTCAAGAAGGCTTAGCATCTTCTTTTCATCCAAGTTACAGTGCAAAGAGCCTAGATACTTATACAGCATCAAAAGCTATGTCTCCTACTCAGGGTTCAGAGTGTAATGAAGATGATCGCCAATCTAGTGAAGCTTTTGCATCTGGGTGTTCTGAATTTCAAGTTGACATGTCAGATCACAGCAATAAGAATTCACCACCTCACCCTGGACGAGTTTTTCATTCTGACTGGATTCCAAGGGAGCAGGCAGGGGTTCTGAACCGGTTATCTAAATCTGATGATCCACTTAATTCTCAGATTCTGATTCTTCAGTCACAATCTCGTGTGGTAAATGAACCCATTGCAGAAGCCATTGATCCTGCAGTTGAGGGGAATGAAAAAACAAATTTAGCCACATGGGCAATAAATTTTAACGATCCAGCTACTGTTGATAGTCTCACACAGTTTGAAAAAGAATACAGCAATACTGCACAACAtacttcttttaataaacaactgGTTGGCGAGAAGATGTCCTCGAAAGATATGAGTATGCATACACCAGAAAAGATTGTAGCCAGAGGTAAACCGACCGAGATAACTGGTGATGGCATAGAAGCAGCTAATCTGTGGGGAGATCATGCTGATATGGGACATCATTTTAGTCGGGATACTCCCAAGCCTGCGTTGTCAACTGATGTTGAATGTGATCTAGTTGTGCCAAGTTCCACCAGTACAGTTAATGATTCTCATAAGGAACCAATTGTCCCTAAAACAGATAAAAGAGACATTGCTGGTGGTACTG CTTTTATCCCATCACAAACCAACAATGCACCAGCACCTGTGAGGAAGAATGTTGAAGGGCTTCAGGTTGATAACCCTTTTCCAAATATGCATGAGATGATGCCATCTGTTCCTGAGTTTGAG ACAAAATTTGAAGAGGGCAGAGCTGTTGGACCAGTAATGGATGCTTCTTTTGTCGATAATGATTTTGAATACTTGCAGGTATAA